Proteins encoded together in one Nocardioides marinisabuli window:
- the uvrC gene encoding excinuclease ABC subunit UvrC gives MPDRPARPAARSARGPQSYRPEPGSIPTGPGVYRFRDAKGRVVYVGKAKNLRARLSSYFQDIAHLHQRTATMVTTAASVEWTVVNTEVEALQLEYSWIKEYDPRFNVKYRDDKSYPWLAVTVGEEFPRVMVGRGAKRKGTRYFGPYSHAWAIRETVDILLRVFPMRSCSNGVFKRSAQIGRPCLLGYIDKCSAPCVGQVSAEEHREIVDDFCDFMGGQTRPFLRRIEKQMYAASEAMDFEKAARLRDDLGAMQRALEKQAVVLGDGADADVIALAEDPLEVAVQIFYVRGGRIRGQRGWVADRVEEGGTAELVEHFLLQLYAGDSESIPREILVPALPTDHATFEELLSELRGSRVQIRVPQRGDKKTLQETVASNAAQALVLHKTKRASDLTTRNRALEEIQEALELDDVPLRIECYDVSNLQGTEVVASMVVFEDGLARKGEYRKFVIKGVDGQNDVASMHEVITRRFRRLLDEQARSQTVEGQDGPMLVDPETGRPRKFAYSPGLVVVDGGPPQVAAAVRALDELGIDDVPVCGLAKRLEEVWVPGQEDPVILARSSEGLYLLQRIRDEAHRFAITHHRSRRSKTMVESVLDDVPGLGEVRRKTLLTHFGSLKKLRAATVEEISQVPGIGARTAASIKAAVAPEGGSGETAPVIVSVNTATGEIEEA, from the coding sequence GTGCCCGACCGACCCGCCCGACCAGCCGCACGCAGTGCCCGCGGCCCGCAGTCCTACCGGCCCGAGCCGGGCTCGATCCCGACCGGTCCCGGGGTCTACCGCTTCCGCGACGCCAAGGGCCGCGTGGTCTACGTCGGCAAGGCCAAGAACTTGCGGGCCCGGCTGTCGTCGTACTTCCAGGACATCGCCCACCTGCACCAGCGCACCGCCACGATGGTCACCACGGCGGCCAGCGTCGAGTGGACCGTGGTCAACACCGAGGTCGAGGCGCTGCAGCTGGAGTACTCCTGGATCAAGGAGTACGACCCGCGCTTCAACGTCAAGTACCGCGACGACAAGTCCTACCCGTGGCTCGCGGTGACCGTGGGGGAGGAGTTCCCCCGGGTGATGGTCGGGCGGGGCGCCAAGCGCAAGGGCACCCGCTACTTCGGCCCCTACAGCCACGCCTGGGCGATCCGCGAGACCGTCGACATCCTGCTGCGGGTCTTCCCGATGCGCTCGTGCAGCAACGGCGTCTTCAAGCGCTCCGCCCAGATCGGGCGGCCCTGCCTGCTCGGCTACATCGACAAGTGCTCCGCGCCCTGCGTGGGGCAGGTCAGCGCCGAGGAGCACCGCGAGATCGTCGACGACTTCTGCGACTTCATGGGCGGGCAGACGCGGCCGTTCCTGCGCCGCATCGAGAAGCAGATGTACGCCGCCTCCGAGGCCATGGACTTCGAGAAGGCCGCCCGGCTGCGCGACGACCTCGGCGCGATGCAGCGGGCCCTGGAGAAGCAGGCGGTGGTGCTGGGCGACGGTGCCGACGCCGACGTGATCGCGCTGGCCGAGGACCCGCTCGAGGTCGCGGTGCAGATCTTCTACGTGCGCGGCGGGCGGATCCGCGGCCAGCGCGGCTGGGTCGCCGACCGGGTCGAGGAGGGCGGCACCGCCGAGCTCGTCGAGCACTTCCTGCTGCAGCTCTACGCGGGCGACTCCGAGTCGATCCCGCGCGAGATCCTGGTGCCGGCGCTGCCTACCGACCACGCGACCTTCGAGGAGCTGCTCAGCGAGCTGCGCGGCTCGCGGGTGCAGATCCGGGTGCCCCAGCGCGGTGACAAGAAGACGCTCCAGGAGACCGTGGCCTCCAACGCCGCCCAGGCGCTGGTGCTGCACAAGACCAAGCGCGCCAGCGACCTGACCACGCGCAACCGGGCCCTGGAGGAGATCCAGGAGGCGCTCGAGCTCGACGACGTGCCGCTGCGCATCGAGTGCTACGACGTCTCGAACCTCCAGGGCACCGAGGTGGTGGCCTCGATGGTGGTCTTCGAGGACGGGCTGGCCCGCAAGGGCGAGTACCGCAAGTTCGTCATCAAGGGCGTCGACGGCCAGAACGACGTCGCCTCGATGCACGAGGTGATCACGCGGCGCTTCCGCCGCCTGCTCGACGAGCAGGCCCGCTCCCAGACCGTCGAGGGCCAGGACGGGCCGATGCTCGTGGACCCCGAGACCGGCCGCCCCCGCAAGTTCGCCTACTCCCCGGGCCTGGTGGTCGTCGACGGCGGCCCGCCGCAGGTCGCCGCCGCCGTGCGCGCGCTCGACGAGCTCGGCATCGACGACGTACCCGTCTGCGGGCTGGCCAAGCGGCTCGAGGAGGTGTGGGTGCCCGGCCAGGAGGACCCGGTCATCCTGGCCCGGTCGTCCGAGGGTCTCTACCTGCTCCAGCGCATCCGCGACGAGGCGCACCGCTTCGCCATCACCCACCACCGCAGCCGGCGCTCGAAGACGATGGTCGAGAGCGTCCTGGACGACGTGCCGGGCCTGGGCGAGGTGCGGCGCAAGACGCTGCTGACGCACTTCGGCTCGTTGAAGAAGCTGCGCGCCGCAACCGTGGAGGAGATCTCGCAGGTGCCGGGCATCGGTGCGCGCACGGCCGCCTCGATCAAGGCCGCGGTCGCCCCCGAGGGCGGCTCCGGGGAGACTGCTCCGGTCATCGTTTCGGTGAACACCGCCACGGGAGAGATCGAGGAAGCATGA
- a CDS encoding Rieske (2Fe-2S) protein → MSQRASSSPISRRHALGGAAGVGLGLPLLAACGGSDDDAAATDTETSAGVEAGTPLTTTDAVPVGSGVILAEEKVVVTQPSEGEFKAYANICTHQGCALESISADGIRCPCHGSVFDVATGEPTDGPADSPLNELPITVDGDSITLA, encoded by the coding sequence ATGAGCCAGCGAGCATCCTCGAGCCCGATCAGCCGCCGCCACGCCCTGGGCGGAGCAGCCGGGGTGGGCCTGGGGCTGCCGCTCCTGGCCGCCTGCGGCGGGAGCGACGACGACGCCGCGGCCACCGACACCGAGACCAGCGCGGGGGTCGAGGCGGGGACCCCGCTGACCACCACCGACGCCGTCCCGGTCGGCAGCGGGGTGATCCTCGCCGAGGAGAAGGTCGTGGTGACCCAGCCGAGCGAGGGCGAGTTCAAGGCCTACGCCAACATCTGCACCCACCAGGGCTGCGCGCTCGAGAGCATCAGCGCCGACGGCATCCGCTGCCCCTGCCACGGCTCGGTCTTCGACGTGGCCACCGGCGAGCCGACCGACGGTCCTGCCGACAGCCCGTTGAACGAGCTGCCCATCACCGTCGACGGCGACTCGATCACCCTGGCCTGA
- the uvrA gene encoding excinuclease ABC subunit UvrA, which translates to MQDQLIIRGAREHNLKDVSIDLPRDSLIVFTGLSGSGKSSLAFDTIFAEGQRRYVESLSAYARQFLGQMDKPDVDFIEGLSPAVSIDQKSTSKNPRSTVGTITEVYDYLRLLYARAGRPHCPTCGAPIERQTPQQIVDRVLALEEGRRFQVLAPVIRGRKGEYVDLFSQLQTQGFSRARVNGETHTLDAPPTLDKQKKHTIEVVVDRLSVKESSKRRLTDSVETALGLAGGLVVFDFVDLPADDEHRELRFSEKMACPNEHPIDVDELEPRSFSFNSPFGACPACTGLGTRMEVDGELVVPNPAATLGEGAIQPWSHAHVSDYFLRLLGALGGELGFDLNTPWEELTASARKAILDGHSRKVHVVTRNRYGRERAYDAAFEGVRSYVERRHREAESDTSRERFESFMREVPCPTCDGSRLKSVSRSVTLTSVADGEPRRAGIAEVCALPINEASQFLSELDMTSRERQIGERVLKEIHERLQFLLDVGLDYLSLDRPSGSLSGGEAQRIRLATQIGAGLVGVLYVLDEPSIGLHQRDNQRLIETLLRLKDLGNTLIVVEHDEDTIKVADWVVDIGPGAGEHGGQVVHSGTVQDLYDHPDSMTGQYLSGRREIPVPAVRRPRTKGRELKVLGAREHNLADVDVSFPLGLFVAVTGVSGSGKSTLVNDILYTSLAKQIYNARSLPGRHRAITGTEHVDKVIHVDQSPIGRTPRSNPATYTGVFDHVRKLFAATPEAKMRGYLQGRFSFNVKGGRCEACSGDGTLKIEMNFLPDVYVPCEVCHGARYNRETLEVHYKGKTIAEVLDMPIEEAVDFFAAVPAISRHLTTLVEVGLGYVRLGQPATTLSGGEAQRVKLSAELQKRSTGRTVYVLDEPTTGLHFEDIRKLLLVLGRLVDSGNTVLVIEHNLDVIKTADWLVDMGPEGGSRGGLVVAEGTPEQVAAVPESHTGRYLAPLLEGKEAEQPAGMLAADEAPAPVRATRRQAAARAANERAATTRRTPAKKTRKPTAKK; encoded by the coding sequence GTGCAGGACCAGCTCATCATCCGGGGTGCCCGGGAGCACAACCTCAAGGACGTCTCGATCGACCTGCCCCGGGACTCCCTGATCGTCTTCACGGGCCTGTCCGGCTCGGGCAAGTCGTCCTTGGCGTTCGACACCATCTTCGCCGAGGGCCAGCGTCGCTACGTCGAGTCGCTGTCGGCGTACGCCCGCCAGTTCCTGGGCCAGATGGACAAGCCCGACGTCGACTTCATCGAGGGGCTCTCGCCCGCGGTCTCGATCGACCAGAAGTCGACCTCGAAGAACCCGCGCTCGACGGTCGGCACCATCACCGAGGTCTACGACTACCTGCGGCTGCTCTACGCGCGGGCCGGCCGCCCGCACTGCCCCACCTGCGGTGCCCCCATCGAGCGGCAGACGCCGCAGCAGATCGTCGACCGGGTGCTGGCCCTCGAGGAGGGGCGTCGGTTCCAGGTGCTGGCGCCGGTCATCCGCGGGCGCAAGGGCGAGTACGTCGACCTGTTCTCCCAGCTGCAGACCCAGGGGTTCTCGCGGGCCCGGGTCAACGGCGAGACGCACACCCTCGACGCGCCGCCGACCCTCGACAAGCAGAAGAAGCACACGATCGAGGTCGTCGTCGACCGGCTCTCGGTCAAGGAGTCGAGCAAGCGCCGCCTCACCGACTCGGTCGAGACCGCCCTCGGGCTCGCCGGCGGGCTCGTGGTCTTCGACTTCGTCGACCTCCCGGCCGACGACGAGCACCGCGAGCTGCGCTTCAGCGAGAAGATGGCCTGCCCCAACGAGCACCCCATCGACGTCGACGAGCTCGAGCCGCGCTCCTTCTCCTTCAACTCGCCCTTTGGCGCCTGCCCGGCCTGCACCGGCCTGGGCACCCGCATGGAGGTCGACGGCGAGCTGGTGGTGCCCAACCCGGCCGCGACGCTGGGGGAGGGCGCGATCCAGCCGTGGAGCCACGCCCACGTCTCCGACTACTTCCTGCGCCTGCTCGGCGCCCTCGGCGGCGAGCTCGGCTTCGACCTCAACACGCCCTGGGAGGAGCTGACCGCCTCCGCGCGCAAGGCGATCCTGGACGGCCACTCCCGCAAGGTCCACGTCGTCACCCGCAACCGCTACGGGCGCGAGCGCGCCTACGACGCGGCCTTCGAGGGCGTGCGCTCCTACGTCGAGCGCCGCCACCGCGAGGCGGAGTCCGACACCAGCCGCGAGCGCTTCGAGAGCTTCATGCGCGAGGTGCCCTGCCCCACCTGCGACGGCTCGCGCCTCAAGTCGGTCTCGCGCTCGGTGACGCTGACCTCGGTCGCCGACGGCGAGCCGCGCCGCGCCGGCATCGCCGAGGTCTGCGCGCTGCCCATCAACGAGGCCTCGCAGTTCCTCAGCGAGCTCGACATGACCAGCCGCGAGCGCCAGATCGGCGAGCGGGTGCTCAAGGAGATCCACGAGCGCCTGCAGTTCCTGCTCGACGTCGGTCTCGACTACCTCTCCCTCGACCGGCCCTCGGGCTCGCTGTCGGGCGGCGAGGCGCAGCGCATCCGCCTGGCCACCCAGATCGGCGCCGGCCTGGTCGGGGTGCTCTACGTGCTCGACGAGCCCTCCATCGGCCTGCACCAGCGCGACAACCAGCGCCTCATCGAGACGCTGCTGCGGCTCAAGGACCTCGGCAACACCCTGATCGTCGTCGAGCACGACGAGGACACGATCAAGGTCGCCGACTGGGTCGTCGACATCGGTCCCGGCGCCGGCGAGCACGGCGGCCAGGTCGTGCACAGCGGCACCGTGCAGGACCTCTACGACCACCCCGACTCGATGACCGGGCAGTACCTCTCGGGCCGACGCGAGATCCCGGTGCCCGCCGTGCGCCGCCCGCGCACCAAGGGCCGCGAGCTCAAGGTCCTGGGGGCGCGCGAGCACAACCTGGCCGACGTCGACGTCTCGTTCCCGCTCGGGCTCTTCGTGGCCGTCACCGGCGTCTCCGGCTCGGGCAAGTCGACCCTGGTCAACGACATCCTCTACACCTCGCTGGCCAAGCAGATCTACAACGCCCGCTCCCTGCCCGGGCGCCACCGCGCGATCACCGGCACCGAGCACGTCGACAAGGTGATCCACGTCGACCAGTCGCCCATCGGGCGCACCCCGCGCTCGAACCCCGCGACCTACACCGGTGTCTTCGACCACGTGCGCAAGCTCTTCGCGGCCACGCCCGAGGCCAAGATGCGCGGCTACCTCCAGGGCCGGTTCTCCTTCAACGTCAAGGGCGGGCGCTGCGAGGCCTGCTCGGGCGACGGCACGCTCAAGATCGAGATGAACTTCCTGCCCGACGTCTACGTGCCGTGCGAGGTCTGCCACGGCGCGCGCTACAACCGCGAGACGCTCGAGGTGCACTACAAGGGCAAGACCATCGCCGAGGTCCTCGACATGCCGATCGAGGAGGCCGTCGACTTCTTCGCCGCGGTGCCCGCGATCTCGCGGCACCTGACCACGCTGGTCGAGGTGGGCCTCGGCTACGTCCGCCTCGGGCAGCCGGCCACGACCCTCTCGGGCGGCGAGGCGCAGCGCGTCAAGCTCTCCGCCGAGCTGCAGAAGCGCTCCACCGGCCGCACCGTCTACGTGCTCGACGAGCCCACCACCGGGCTGCACTTCGAGGACATCCGCAAGCTGCTGCTGGTGCTGGGCCGCCTGGTCGACTCCGGCAACACGGTGCTGGTCATCGAGCACAACCTCGACGTCATCAAAACCGCCGACTGGCTGGTCGACATGGGTCCCGAGGGCGGCTCCCGCGGCGGGCTCGTGGTCGCCGAGGGCACCCCCGAGCAGGTGGCTGCGGTGCCCGAGAGCCACACGGGCCGCTACCTGGCCCCGCTGCTGGAGGGCAAGGAGGCCGAGCAGCCCGCCGGGATGCTGGCCGCCGACGAGGCGCCCGCCCCGGTGCGCGCCACCCGGCGCCAGGCCGCGGCGCGCGCCGCCAACGAGCGCGCGGCGACCACCCGGCGTACGCCCGCGAAGAAGACGAGGAAGCCGACCGCCAAGAAGTAG
- a CDS encoding MBL fold metallo-hydrolase — MTYRGDVRPGSDPQVRELAHLSITKVAVDPEMSNNCYLLRCRETGEQLLVDAAAEPDTLLPLVGGAGLACVVTTHQHWDHHRALAPVVAATGAAVLVGEPDADAVTEQTGVEVTRRLAHGDTVEVGRCRLEVLAIAGHTPGSVALRYDDPEGQPHLFTGDSLFPGGVGATFGDEAAFRQLVDEVEHKIFATLPDETWFYPGHGDDSTIGAERPHLAQWRERGW, encoded by the coding sequence ATGACCTACCGAGGAGACGTCCGGCCCGGCAGCGACCCGCAGGTGCGCGAGCTGGCCCACCTGAGCATCACCAAGGTCGCGGTCGACCCGGAGATGTCGAACAACTGCTACCTGCTGCGCTGCCGCGAGACCGGTGAGCAGCTGCTGGTCGACGCCGCGGCCGAGCCCGACACGCTGCTCCCGCTCGTGGGCGGTGCCGGGCTGGCCTGCGTGGTCACCACCCACCAGCACTGGGACCACCACCGCGCCCTCGCGCCCGTGGTGGCGGCGACCGGGGCCGCCGTGCTCGTCGGGGAGCCCGACGCCGACGCCGTCACGGAGCAGACCGGCGTCGAGGTCACCCGCCGGCTGGCGCACGGCGACACCGTGGAGGTCGGGCGGTGCCGCCTCGAGGTCCTGGCGATCGCCGGGCACACCCCCGGCTCGGTGGCGCTGAGGTACGACGACCCGGAGGGGCAGCCCCACCTGTTCACCGGCGACTCGCTCTTCCCGGGCGGGGTGGGCGCGACGTTCGGCGACGAGGCGGCCTTCCGCCAGCTCGTCGACGAGGTGGAGCACAAGATCTTCGCCACGCTGCCCGACGAGACCTGGTTCTACCCCGGGCACGGGGACGACTCGACGATCGGGGCGGAGCGCCCGCACCTCGCGCAGTGGCGCGAGCGCGGCTGGTGA
- a CDS encoding ferredoxin--NADP reductase, giving the protein MDTDIFELEVVEVVEETADARSISFRVPEGAEEHFRYRPGQFLTLAVPSDQTGVAARCYSLSSSPHDDGPLTVTVKRTVDGYASNWICDHLRPGSTIRSLAPSGIFTPASLDADLLLFAGGSGVTPVMSILRTALARGTGRIVLFYANRDERSVIFAAELRRLAAEHPERLHVVHWLESVQGLPDQAQLRAFAAEHVDRDAFVCGPAPFMKATVAALRDLDFPRARRHQEKFVSLGGNPFGEAVVVEVTDTGPEAGPEVGPASLEVELDGTTHSFDDWQRGTTMLEHLEAKGVPAPFSCREGECSACAVRLLEGEVTMRHNDVLDAEDLADGIRLACQSLPAADAVRATYH; this is encoded by the coding sequence GTGGACACCGACATCTTCGAGCTCGAGGTCGTCGAGGTGGTAGAGGAGACCGCCGACGCCCGCTCCATCTCGTTCCGGGTCCCCGAGGGCGCCGAGGAGCACTTCCGCTACCGCCCGGGGCAGTTCCTGACCCTGGCCGTCCCCTCGGACCAGACCGGTGTCGCGGCCCGCTGCTACTCGCTCTCCTCGAGCCCCCACGACGACGGCCCGCTGACCGTGACGGTCAAGCGCACCGTCGACGGCTACGCCTCCAACTGGATCTGCGACCACCTGCGCCCGGGCTCGACCATCCGGTCGCTGGCCCCGAGCGGCATCTTCACCCCCGCCTCGCTCGACGCCGACCTGCTGCTCTTCGCGGGCGGCAGCGGCGTCACGCCGGTGATGTCGATCCTGCGCACCGCGCTGGCCCGTGGCACCGGACGCATCGTGCTGTTCTACGCCAACCGCGACGAGCGCTCGGTGATCTTCGCCGCCGAGCTGCGCCGGCTGGCCGCCGAGCACCCCGAGCGGCTGCACGTCGTGCACTGGCTGGAGTCGGTGCAGGGGCTGCCGGACCAGGCGCAGCTGCGGGCCTTCGCCGCCGAGCACGTCGACCGCGACGCCTTCGTGTGCGGTCCGGCGCCCTTCATGAAGGCCACCGTGGCCGCGCTGCGCGACCTCGACTTCCCGCGGGCCCGTCGGCACCAGGAGAAGTTCGTCTCGCTCGGGGGCAACCCCTTCGGGGAGGCCGTGGTCGTCGAGGTGACCGACACCGGCCCCGAGGCCGGCCCCGAGGTCGGCCCCGCGAGCCTGGAGGTGGAGCTCGACGGCACCACCCACTCCTTCGACGACTGGCAGCGCGGCACCACGATGCTCGAGCACCTCGAGGCCAAGGGCGTGCCCGCCCCGTTCTCGTGCCGCGAGGGGGAGTGCTCGGCGTGCGCGGTCAGGCTGCTGGAGGGCGAGGTCACGATGAGGCACAACGACGTCCTCGACGCCGAGGACCTGGCCGACGGCATCCGGCTGGCCTGCCAGTCGCTGCCGGCCGCCGACGCCGTCCGGGCGACGTACCACTGA
- a CDS encoding Rieske 2Fe-2S domain-containing protein, which produces MSGTTSSTPRLLDAGTAPERYARGWHCLGLASTFADGRPHSVAGFGGQLVVWQDSQGGLNVLDSYCRHMGGDLSQGSVKGDEIACPFHDWRWGGDGRCKSIPYARRVPLRARTQTYATVVRNDQLLIWHDPEGSAPDHDLLPPELPGVGTDEYTGWSWEVVPIEGSNCRELIDNVVDMAHFYYVHLSFPTSFRNVFEGPRATQYMESKGRPDVSGGYGDEDLFLRSEATYYGPSYMINWLDVDYKGFRTEVVLINCHIPTGPDSFTLQYGITVKKPEGLDEATAQFIAAKYADMFGSGFLQDVAIWKNKVPVQNPLLCEEDGPVYQLRRWYEQFYVDVADVRPDMTERFEFEVDTTKANEYWQQEVAANLERRKADDAAAATRDSSVMTGT; this is translated from the coding sequence ATGAGCGGCACGACGAGCAGCACGCCCCGCCTCCTCGACGCGGGGACCGCGCCGGAGCGCTACGCGCGGGGCTGGCACTGCCTGGGCCTGGCGAGCACCTTCGCCGACGGCAGGCCGCACAGCGTCGCCGGCTTCGGCGGTCAGCTGGTCGTCTGGCAGGACTCGCAGGGCGGCCTCAACGTCCTCGACTCCTACTGCCGCCACATGGGCGGCGACCTGTCGCAGGGCAGCGTGAAGGGTGACGAGATCGCCTGCCCGTTCCACGACTGGCGCTGGGGCGGCGACGGGCGCTGCAAGTCGATCCCGTACGCGCGGCGGGTGCCGCTGCGTGCCCGCACCCAGACCTACGCCACCGTCGTGCGCAACGACCAGCTGCTGATCTGGCACGACCCCGAGGGCTCCGCGCCCGACCACGACCTGCTGCCGCCCGAGCTGCCCGGCGTCGGCACCGACGAGTACACCGGCTGGTCGTGGGAGGTGGTGCCGATCGAGGGGTCCAACTGCCGCGAGCTGATCGACAACGTGGTCGACATGGCGCACTTCTACTACGTGCACCTGTCCTTCCCGACGAGCTTCCGCAACGTCTTCGAGGGGCCCCGCGCCACGCAGTACATGGAGTCCAAGGGGCGCCCCGACGTCAGCGGCGGCTACGGCGACGAGGACCTCTTCCTGAGGTCGGAGGCCACCTACTACGGGCCGTCGTACATGATCAACTGGCTCGACGTGGACTACAAGGGCTTCCGCACCGAGGTGGTGCTGATCAACTGCCACATCCCGACCGGGCCCGACTCGTTCACGCTGCAGTACGGCATCACCGTCAAGAAGCCCGAGGGTCTCGACGAGGCCACCGCGCAGTTCATCGCCGCCAAGTACGCCGACATGTTCGGCAGCGGCTTCCTCCAGGACGTGGCCATCTGGAAGAACAAGGTGCCGGTGCAGAACCCGCTGCTCTGCGAGGAGGACGGGCCGGTCTACCAGCTGCGCCGCTGGTACGAGCAGTTCTACGTCGACGTCGCCGACGTGCGCCCCGACATGACCGAGCGCTTCGAGTTCGAGGTCGACACCACGAAGGCCAACGAGTACTGGCAGCAGGAGGTGGCCGCGAACCTCGAGCGGCGCAAGGCCGACGACGCGGCCGCGGCCACCCGGGACTCGAGCGTCATGACGGGCACCTGA
- a CDS encoding acyl-CoA dehydrogenase family protein, whose protein sequence is MHLALEPEQLALREELREYFHALVTPEVRAGLSAATGEFGEAGVYKDVIRRLGSDGWLGIGWPTEYGGQARSMLDQLIFTDVAADYGVPIPYLTLNTVGPTIMRYGTEEQKEYFLPRILAGELHFSIGYSEPGSGTDLASLRTRAVREGDEFVINGQKMWTSLVQYADWLWLACRTDPDLPRHKGLSMILVPADSPGFSYTPVHTVAGVGTSATYYEDVRVPVGNLVGELNGGWSLMTNQLNHERVALTSSAPLTQSLAQVRRWAQETKNPDGQRVIDTEWVQVALGRAHARIEMLTLLNWKLASDADRGVDLSPAEASATKIYGSELATEVYRSLMEVVGPQAGLAAGSEGAVLAGRLERYHRSALVMTFGGGTNEIQRDIIGYVGLGLPAAKR, encoded by the coding sequence ATGCACCTGGCCCTCGAGCCCGAGCAGCTCGCCCTCCGGGAGGAGCTGCGCGAGTACTTCCACGCCCTGGTCACCCCCGAGGTGCGCGCCGGCCTGTCGGCGGCCACCGGGGAGTTCGGCGAGGCCGGTGTCTACAAGGACGTCATCCGCCGGCTCGGCAGCGACGGCTGGCTGGGCATCGGCTGGCCCACCGAGTACGGCGGGCAGGCCCGCTCGATGCTCGACCAGCTCATCTTCACCGACGTCGCGGCCGACTACGGCGTGCCCATCCCCTACCTGACGCTCAACACGGTCGGGCCCACGATCATGCGCTACGGCACCGAGGAGCAGAAGGAGTACTTCCTGCCCCGCATCCTGGCCGGTGAGCTGCACTTCTCCATCGGCTACTCCGAGCCCGGCTCGGGCACCGACCTCGCCTCGCTGCGCACCCGCGCGGTGCGGGAGGGCGACGAGTTCGTGATCAACGGCCAGAAGATGTGGACCTCGCTGGTCCAGTACGCCGACTGGCTGTGGCTGGCCTGCCGCACCGACCCCGACCTCCCGCGGCACAAGGGCCTGTCGATGATCCTGGTGCCGGCCGACTCCCCCGGCTTCTCCTACACCCCGGTGCACACGGTCGCCGGGGTCGGCACCAGCGCCACCTACTACGAGGACGTGCGGGTGCCGGTCGGCAACCTGGTGGGCGAGCTCAACGGCGGCTGGTCGCTGATGACCAACCAGCTCAACCACGAGCGGGTTGCACTGACGTCGTCGGCCCCGCTGACCCAGTCGTTGGCGCAGGTGCGCCGATGGGCGCAGGAGACCAAGAACCCCGACGGCCAGCGGGTGATCGACACCGAGTGGGTGCAGGTCGCGCTCGGTCGCGCGCACGCCCGCATCGAGATGCTGACCCTGCTGAACTGGAAGCTGGCCTCCGACGCCGACCGGGGCGTCGACCTCTCGCCCGCCGAGGCCTCGGCCACCAAGATCTACGGCTCCGAGCTGGCCACCGAGGTCTACCGCTCCCTGATGGAGGTGGTCGGGCCGCAGGCCGGCCTCGCCGCCGGCTCCGAGGGCGCGGTGCTCGCCGGGCGGCTCGAGCGCTACCACCGCTCCGCCCTGGTGATGACCTTCGGCGGCGGCACCAACGAGATCCAACGAGACATCATCGGCTACGTGGGCCTGGGCCTGCCGGCAGCGAAGAGGTGA
- a CDS encoding acyl-CoA dehydrogenase family protein: MDFTFSPEQDEAAELAARILADRTGTERLRAVEAAGDRFDRELWAELGSAGLLSLAVPEAHGGAGLGLVELCRVLVEVGRRVAPVPLAVHGAAALLLAEHAGADQQARWLPAAGGGTVVLTAAVAEERSHLPSRPVVAAEPHADGWVLSGTKVLVRAGAAAAAYLVSASTPEGVGVFLVEAGAPGLGMATGRTSDGDTVARLDLGRTPAEPVGAPGDATAARLGHLLTVCTAAELLGVTQEALQLTAGYARTREQFGRPIGTFQAVSQRLADGYIDVLGQRLVLWSAVWRLAEGLPADTEVAVAKLWAADAAHRLAHTTVHVHGGVGIDLDGEAHRYFTTAKRFEFAFGSATEQALEIGRRLAAEPA, from the coding sequence ATGGACTTCACGTTCTCCCCCGAGCAGGACGAGGCGGCCGAGCTCGCCGCACGCATCCTGGCCGACCGGACCGGCACCGAGCGGCTGCGCGCCGTCGAGGCCGCGGGCGACCGCTTCGACCGCGAGCTGTGGGCCGAGCTCGGCTCCGCGGGCCTGCTGTCGCTGGCGGTCCCCGAGGCCCACGGCGGCGCGGGGCTCGGCCTCGTCGAGCTGTGCCGGGTGCTGGTCGAGGTGGGCCGTCGCGTCGCGCCGGTGCCGCTGGCCGTGCACGGCGCCGCGGCCCTGCTGCTGGCCGAGCACGCCGGCGCCGACCAGCAGGCCCGCTGGCTCCCCGCGGCGGGTGGGGGCACCGTCGTGCTCACTGCCGCGGTCGCCGAGGAGCGCAGCCACCTGCCGTCCCGCCCGGTCGTCGCCGCCGAGCCGCACGCCGACGGGTGGGTGCTCAGCGGCACCAAGGTGCTGGTGCGCGCCGGCGCCGCCGCCGCGGCGTACCTGGTCAGCGCGAGCACGCCGGAGGGCGTGGGCGTGTTCCTCGTGGAGGCGGGGGCGCCGGGACTGGGGATGGCGACCGGGCGCACCAGCGACGGCGACACCGTGGCGCGTCTCGACCTCGGACGCACGCCCGCCGAGCCGGTCGGGGCCCCCGGCGACGCCACGGCTGCCCGGCTCGGCCACCTGCTGACCGTCTGCACCGCCGCCGAGCTCCTCGGGGTGACCCAGGAGGCGCTGCAGCTCACCGCCGGCTACGCGCGCACCCGTGAGCAGTTCGGGCGTCCGATCGGCACCTTCCAGGCCGTCTCGCAGCGCCTGGCCGACGGCTACATCGACGTGCTGGGCCAGCGGCTGGTGCTCTGGTCGGCGGTGTGGCGGCTGGCCGAGGGCCTGCCCGCCGACACCGAGGTCGCCGTGGCCAAGCTCTGGGCGGCCGACGCCGCGCACCGCCTGGCGCACACCACCGTGCACGTCCACGGTGGTGTCGGCATCGACCTCGACGGCGAGGCGCACCGCTACTTCACGACCGCCAAGCGGTTCGAGTTCGCCTTCGGCAGCGCCACCGAGCAGGCGCTCGAGATCGGGCGCCGCCTGGCCGCCGAGCCCGCTTGA